The Flavobacterium faecale genome has a segment encoding these proteins:
- a CDS encoding TonB-dependent receptor, which yields MKNYILVLFLGLTTFLQAQQRLSGVVNSIQNQSLPAVSVYIPELHKGTTTNAKGEYSFSNLPKGELNVRFVLVGFGTQNKTVNLTQNLETLNVTMVESLFEMDEVIVSTAFNKIQSQNVMKVTHESIQSLQEKGTSTLIEGLATIPGVSQVSTGTSIGKPVIRGLSGNRVLVYSQGVRIENQQFGDEHGLGLNDSGIESVEVIKGPASLLYGSDALGGVLYFNPEKFADANTFKTNFSQKLFSNTLGSSSSLGLKGSTDNWKYLVRGNFSTHSDYKIPDGERVTNTRYNETDFKTGIGYSNSDFSTVFRYNYNGLDLGIPEEGIATQSKSKDTEYPRQGIDNHLLSLNSVVYLGASKLDLDLGYIANNRREYEDSPAAILQMQLNTFNFNAKYHLPKMGAVESIVGVQGMRQTNTNAGEEFLIPDAKTNDFGVFGTANYEWKSNVLQGGLRFDNRKVNTEEYGDLGTEGYFQAIDRSFNSVNAALGYKTNLATDLILRLNVASGFRAPNLAELSSNGVHEGTYRYEIGNANLKNEQNVQTDLNLEYKNSHFEFFVNGFYNHINNYIYINPTGATLEDNLVYEYIQNDAKLFGGESGLHFHPHPLDWLHFETSFSTVTGKKQNNDYLPLIPANNWNNTIRTEFKMKNWLKDGFASLSWNSTFKQNNVSGFETASSGYNLVNLGLGGTVSLGETKFRMNLNANNLFNKTYIAHLSRLKTDGIPNIGRNIVLGLNFDL from the coding sequence ATGAAAAATTATATACTTGTCCTATTTTTAGGGCTTACCACATTTTTACAAGCACAACAACGATTATCGGGAGTTGTCAATTCGATCCAAAACCAATCATTACCAGCGGTTTCAGTGTATATTCCTGAACTGCACAAAGGAACTACTACCAATGCAAAAGGAGAATATTCATTTTCGAATTTGCCAAAAGGGGAACTAAATGTACGCTTTGTTTTGGTGGGGTTTGGTACTCAAAATAAAACTGTAAACCTTACGCAAAATTTAGAAACATTAAATGTTACGATGGTAGAATCCTTGTTCGAAATGGATGAGGTAATTGTTTCGACTGCTTTCAATAAGATTCAGTCACAAAATGTGATGAAGGTCACGCACGAGAGTATTCAGTCGCTGCAGGAAAAAGGAACATCAACATTGATCGAGGGTTTGGCAACTATTCCTGGGGTTTCTCAAGTTTCAACCGGTACATCCATTGGTAAGCCTGTAATTCGTGGTTTGAGTGGTAATCGTGTTTTGGTGTACTCTCAAGGTGTTCGAATAGAAAACCAACAGTTTGGCGATGAGCATGGCTTGGGATTAAATGATTCCGGAATCGAAAGTGTTGAGGTGATCAAAGGTCCAGCTTCTTTGTTGTATGGCTCTGATGCTTTGGGTGGAGTTTTATATTTTAATCCCGAAAAATTTGCTGATGCCAATACCTTTAAAACTAATTTTAGTCAAAAGTTATTTTCGAATACTTTGGGGTCAAGTTCCTCGTTGGGATTAAAAGGGTCTACCGATAATTGGAAATATTTGGTGAGAGGTAATTTTTCGACCCATTCTGACTATAAAATTCCAGACGGTGAGCGCGTTACCAACACCCGCTACAATGAAACAGACTTTAAGACCGGAATAGGGTACAGTAATTCTGATTTCTCAACAGTTTTTAGATACAATTACAATGGCTTGGATTTAGGAATTCCAGAAGAGGGCATTGCAACGCAATCAAAATCCAAGGACACTGAATATCCACGTCAAGGGATCGATAATCATTTATTGAGTTTGAATTCGGTAGTGTATCTTGGAGCATCAAAGCTAGATTTGGATTTGGGTTATATTGCCAACAACCGTCGCGAATATGAAGACAGTCCGGCTGCGATTTTACAAATGCAGCTGAATACCTTTAATTTCAATGCCAAGTACCACTTACCAAAAATGGGTGCGGTAGAATCGATTGTGGGTGTGCAAGGAATGCGCCAAACAAATACCAATGCCGGAGAAGAATTTTTGATTCCGGATGCTAAAACAAATGATTTTGGGGTGTTTGGAACGGCAAATTATGAGTGGAAAAGCAATGTGCTTCAAGGTGGTTTACGTTTTGACAACCGAAAAGTAAACACAGAAGAATATGGCGACTTGGGTACAGAAGGGTATTTTCAAGCCATCGATCGTTCTTTTAACAGTGTAAATGCGGCACTAGGGTACAAAACAAATTTGGCTACCGATTTAATTTTACGTCTAAACGTGGCTTCAGGATTTAGAGCGCCTAATCTAGCAGAACTTTCTTCAAATGGGGTTCACGAGGGTACGTACCGCTACGAGATAGGAAACGCAAATTTGAAAAACGAACAAAATGTACAAACAGACTTAAATTTAGAATATAAAAATTCGCATTTTGAATTTTTTGTCAATGGTTTTTACAACCACATCAACAATTACATCTACATCAACCCAACTGGTGCTACCTTGGAAGACAATTTGGTTTATGAATATATTCAGAATGATGCCAAGTTATTTGGTGGTGAATCAGGGTTGCATTTTCATCCACATCCTTTGGATTGGTTGCATTTTGAAACTAGTTTTTCTACCGTTACCGGAAAAAAACAAAACAATGACTACCTACCTTTAATTCCTGCGAACAACTGGAATAACACCATTCGAACAGAATTTAAAATGAAAAATTGGTTGAAAGATGGATTCGCATCTTTGAGTTGGAACAGCACTTTCAAGCAAAATAATGTTAGCGGATTCGAAACGGCATCTAGCGGTTATAATCTAGTTAATCTTGGTTTAGGTGGTACAGTTTCATTAGGTGAAACTAAATTTAGAATGAACTTAAATGCCAATAACCTTTTTAATAAAACGTATATCGCACACCTTTCACGTCTAAAAACAGATGGGATTCCGAACATTGGTCGCAACATTGTTCTAGGACTGAACTTTGATTTGTAA
- the mscL gene encoding large conductance mechanosensitive channel protein MscL: MGFFSDFKASLMKGDVLSLATAVVIGGAFGKVIGSAVEDIIMPIVGLITGGVDFTTKFIALNGETYANLDAAKEAGAAVITYGNLVQAIINFVIVAFFIFVILRAAEATKKKEEAAAPAPAGPTQEELLMQIRDLLKK; the protein is encoded by the coding sequence ATGGGATTTTTTAGCGATTTCAAGGCATCTTTAATGAAAGGTGACGTTTTAAGTTTGGCAACTGCCGTAGTAATTGGTGGTGCATTTGGTAAAGTGATTGGTTCTGCAGTAGAAGATATCATCATGCCAATTGTTGGCTTGATTACAGGTGGTGTAGATTTTACAACAAAGTTTATCGCATTAAATGGAGAAACCTATGCAAATCTTGATGCAGCAAAAGAGGCCGGAGCAGCTGTAATCACTTATGGTAACTTGGTACAAGCGATCATCAACTTCGTAATCGTTGCTTTCTTTATCTTTGTTATCCTAAGAGCAGCTGAAGCTACTAAAAAGAAAGAAGAAGCTGCAGCACCAGCACCAGCAGGTCCAACTCAAGAAGAGTTGTTGATGCAAATTAGAGATTTGTTAAAAAAATAA
- a CDS encoding aspartate-semialdehyde dehydrogenase, whose translation MRIAVVGATGMVGEIMLKVLAERNFPVTELIPVASEKSVGKEIEFKGTKYKVVGLQTAVDMKADIALFSAGGETSLEWAPKFAEAGTTVIDNSSAWRMDPTKKLVVPEINANELTKDDKIIANPNCSTIQMVLALAPLHKKYNIKRLVISTYQSITGTGVKAVQQFENEVAGVKGDMVYKYEINRNCIPQCDSFTENGYTKEEMKLVNETKKILSDDSIRVTATAVRVPVVGGHSEAINVEFTNDFDESEVRKLLSQTDGVVVQDNLDTFTYPMPKYAEGKNEVFVGRIRRDESQDNTLNMWVVADNLRKGAATNTIQIAEYLIAAKLV comes from the coding sequence ATGAGAATAGCAGTAGTAGGAGCTACCGGTATGGTGGGCGAGATCATGTTAAAAGTATTGGCTGAAAGAAATTTTCCTGTAACAGAATTGATTCCAGTTGCATCTGAGAAATCAGTTGGAAAAGAAATTGAATTCAAAGGAACTAAATACAAAGTAGTTGGCTTGCAAACAGCTGTAGATATGAAAGCAGATATCGCTTTGTTCTCTGCAGGTGGCGAAACTTCATTGGAGTGGGCACCGAAATTTGCCGAAGCTGGAACTACGGTTATCGATAACTCATCGGCTTGGAGAATGGACCCTACCAAAAAATTGGTAGTGCCAGAAATCAATGCTAACGAATTGACTAAAGACGACAAAATCATCGCAAATCCAAACTGCTCAACTATTCAAATGGTATTAGCATTGGCACCTTTGCACAAAAAATACAATATCAAACGTTTGGTTATCTCAACCTACCAATCAATCACGGGTACGGGAGTAAAAGCCGTGCAACAATTCGAAAATGAAGTTGCAGGTGTAAAAGGAGATATGGTATACAAATACGAAATCAACCGTAACTGTATTCCACAATGTGATAGTTTTACAGAAAACGGATACACCAAAGAAGAAATGAAATTGGTGAACGAAACTAAAAAAATATTGAGCGATGATAGCATCCGTGTAACCGCTACTGCAGTACGTGTACCCGTAGTAGGAGGACACAGTGAAGCAATCAATGTGGAGTTTACTAATGATTTTGACGAAAGTGAAGTTCGTAAATTACTAAGCCAAACGGACGGAGTAGTAGTTCAAGACAACTTAGATACCTTTACCTACCCAATGCCAAAATATGCTGAAGGTAAAAACGAAGTTTTCGTAGGGCGTATTCGTCGTGACGAAAGCCAAGACAACACCCTAAATATGTGGGTTGTTGCTGATAACTTAAGAAAAGGAGCTGCAACAAACACTATTCAAATTGCTGAATATTTAATTGCTGCCAAATTGGTGTAA
- a CDS encoding prolyl oligopeptidase family serine peptidase, protein MKKILLLMTTISALGQNAPKYPQTQKGNVTDTYFGTTVADPYRWLEDDRSAETAAWVKAQNEVTYGYLDKIPFREALKSRMEKLWNYEKIGAPSKEGNFTYYSKNNGLQNQSVVYRKDASGKEEVFLDPNTFSKDGTTSLGGMDFSKDGSKVAYAISEGGSDWRKVIIMDAVSKKVIEDTIIDVKFSGLSWRGNEGFYYSSYEKPKGSELSAKTDQHKLYFHKLGTAQKDDQVIFGSDQKRRYVGGYVTEDDAYLVISAANSTYGNELYIKSLKTPDSPIVTIVDNFNSDNSIMETQGSKLWIDTDLNAPNKRIVTVDFNNPVPANWVDFIPETQNVLSPTKGGGYFFANYMKDAISVVMQYDYTGKLVREIQLPAIGTAGGFSGKRDDKNLYYFFTNYTTAGTIYSFDPKAGKSAVYAKPKVDFNSENYESKQVFYNSKDGTKIPMIITYKKGLKLNGKNPTILYGYGGFNVSLTPSFSISNAVWMENGGVFAVPNLRGGGEYGKKWHDAGTKMQKQNVFDDFIAAAEYLIAQKYTSTNFLAIRGGSNGGLLVGATMTQRPDLMKVALPAVGVMDMLRYHTFTAGAGWAYDYGTAQDSKEMFEYIKGYSPVQNVKAGTHYPATMVTTGDHDDRVVPAHSFKFAAELQEKQTGDNPTLIRIDVKAGHGAGKSVAATIQENVDIQAFTLYNMGFKSLPK, encoded by the coding sequence ATGAAAAAAATACTATTATTAATGACAACAATCTCGGCTTTGGGACAAAATGCGCCCAAGTATCCACAAACACAAAAAGGAAATGTAACCGACACTTATTTTGGTACCACCGTTGCCGATCCGTATCGCTGGCTTGAAGACGATCGATCTGCAGAAACTGCGGCTTGGGTAAAAGCTCAAAATGAAGTAACGTACGGTTATTTAGATAAAATTCCTTTTCGTGAGGCACTTAAATCTCGAATGGAGAAATTGTGGAATTACGAAAAAATAGGTGCACCATCCAAAGAGGGAAACTTTACTTATTATTCCAAAAATAACGGACTTCAAAATCAATCTGTAGTGTACAGAAAAGATGCTTCTGGTAAAGAAGAGGTTTTCTTGGATCCAAATACATTTTCAAAAGACGGAACCACTTCTCTAGGTGGAATGGATTTCTCAAAAGATGGTTCGAAAGTTGCCTACGCCATTTCTGAGGGTGGTAGTGATTGGAGAAAAGTAATCATCATGGACGCAGTATCCAAAAAAGTGATAGAAGACACCATTATTGACGTAAAATTCAGTGGATTGTCATGGAGAGGAAACGAAGGTTTCTACTATTCAAGTTACGAAAAACCAAAAGGAAGTGAACTTTCGGCAAAAACAGACCAACACAAATTATATTTCCACAAATTAGGAACGGCCCAAAAAGACGACCAAGTCATCTTTGGTTCAGACCAAAAACGACGTTATGTTGGCGGCTACGTAACCGAGGATGATGCTTATTTAGTGATCTCAGCGGCCAATTCTACCTATGGAAACGAATTGTACATCAAAAGCCTAAAAACGCCAGACAGCCCAATTGTAACCATTGTCGATAATTTCAATAGCGACAACAGTATCATGGAAACGCAAGGCAGTAAATTATGGATTGATACCGATTTGAATGCACCCAACAAACGCATTGTGACGGTAGACTTCAATAACCCTGTACCAGCCAATTGGGTTGATTTTATTCCAGAAACGCAAAACGTCTTGTCACCAACAAAAGGTGGTGGGTACTTTTTTGCTAATTACATGAAAGATGCCATTTCGGTAGTCATGCAATATGATTACACCGGTAAGTTGGTGCGCGAGATTCAGTTGCCAGCCATAGGGACTGCAGGAGGTTTTAGCGGAAAGCGAGACGACAAAAACCTTTACTATTTTTTTACTAATTACACAACAGCTGGAACAATTTATAGTTTTGATCCCAAAGCCGGAAAATCTGCGGTTTATGCCAAGCCAAAAGTCGATTTTAACAGTGAGAACTATGAGTCAAAACAAGTGTTTTATAACTCAAAAGACGGTACTAAGATTCCAATGATTATTACCTATAAAAAAGGGCTAAAGTTAAACGGGAAAAATCCAACGATCCTTTATGGTTACGGAGGTTTTAATGTGAGTTTAACACCTAGCTTTAGTATTTCTAATGCGGTTTGGATGGAGAATGGTGGTGTTTTTGCTGTTCCAAATTTACGTGGAGGAGGAGAATATGGTAAAAAATGGCATGATGCAGGAACCAAAATGCAAAAGCAAAACGTATTTGATGACTTTATCGCTGCAGCCGAATATTTGATTGCGCAAAAGTATACTTCGACTAATTTTCTAGCTATTCGTGGTGGGTCAAATGGAGGTTTGCTTGTAGGCGCGACCATGACACAGCGTCCCGATTTGATGAAAGTGGCTTTGCCAGCAGTAGGCGTGATGGATATGTTGCGTTATCACACGTTTACAGCAGGTGCAGGTTGGGCGTATGATTACGGTACAGCGCAAGACAGCAAAGAAATGTTTGAGTACATCAAAGGCTACTCGCCAGTACAAAACGTAAAAGCAGGTACACATTATCCCGCGACTATGGTGACTACAGGTGATCATGATGATAGGGTAGTGCCAGCACACAGTTTTAAATTTGCTGCCGAGTTGCAAGAAAAGCAAACGGGAGACAACCCAACGTTGATTCGAATTGATGTAAAAGCAGGTCACGGTGCCGGAAAATCAGTAGCAGCTACCATTCAGGAAAATGTAGATATCCAAGCTTTTACGCTATACAATATGGGCTTTAAGAGTTTACCTAAGTAA
- a CDS encoding type II toxin-antitoxin system RelE/ParE family toxin: protein MKAVIWSNQSELDYYDNIDYLMGYWGLASARNFIDKVDANIAILQKGNINFRPTNSKGVFEVVIVKQISLFYRVSDDAVELVRFWNNYQNPEKNKM from the coding sequence ATGAAGGCTGTAATTTGGTCAAACCAATCAGAATTAGATTACTATGATAACATTGATTATTTAATGGGATATTGGGGCTTAGCGTCGGCTAGAAATTTTATCGACAAAGTCGACGCAAATATCGCGATTCTTCAAAAGGGTAATATCAATTTTAGACCTACAAATAGCAAAGGAGTTTTTGAAGTTGTAATAGTGAAGCAAATTTCACTATTCTATCGAGTAAGTGATGATGCTGTAGAACTTGTTCGTTTTTGGAATAATTATCAAAACCCAGAAAAAAATAAAATGTAG